A stretch of Henckelia pumila isolate YLH828 chromosome 4, ASM3356847v2, whole genome shotgun sequence DNA encodes these proteins:
- the LOC140867615 gene encoding 3-ketoacyl-CoA synthase 11-like, with protein sequence MGNEGIMNKNNAETGKISIDSTSERKERNGLPSFVQSVRLKYVKLGYHYLISHAMFLFLVPLLALSSVHLSSITVEDLVLLWDHLKFNLVSVFVCSSLMVFLTTLYFMTRPRKVYLVDFACYKPDPKFICSKETFMERSIDANIFTPENLAFQKKILERSGLGQKTYFPEAILSVPANPCMSEARKEAEMIMFGAIDELLAKTGVKAKDIGILVVNCSLFNPTPSLSAMVVNHYKLRGNILSYNLGGMGCSAGLISIDLAKQLLQVQPNSYALVVSMENITLNWYFGNNRSMLVSNCIFRMGGAAILLSNKPSDKHRAKYQLIHTVRTHKGADDKSYGCVFQEEDEKKEVGVALSKDLMAVAGEALKTNITTLGPLVLPMSEQLLFFVTLVARKVLKMKIKPYIPDFKLAFEHFCIHAGGRAVLDEIEKNLELSGWHMEPSRMTLYRFGNTSSSSLWYELAYSEAKGRIRKGDRTWQIAFGSGFKCNSAVWKALRRIEPAKEKNPWMDEVDEFPVEVPKVTHIG encoded by the exons ATGGGGAATGAGGGGATCATGAACAAAAATAATGCCGAAACGGGAAAGATTTCGATCGACTCCACGAGTGAGAGAAAAGAGCGTAATGGTTTGCCTAGCTTTGTTCAATCCGTGAGGCTGAAATATGTGAAACTTGGCTATCATTACCTCATATCACATGCCATGTTCTTGTTTCTAGTCCCTTTACTTGCTCTTTCCTCGGTTCATCTCTCCAGCATAACGGTCGAGGATTTGGTCCTTTTATGGGATCACCTAAAATTCAATCTTGTCTCGGTGTTTGTGTGCTCTTCGCTCATGGTCTTTTTAACAACTCTCTACTTCATGACTAGGCCAAGAAAAGTGTACCTAGTCGACTTTGCATGTTACAAGCCCGATCCTAAGTTTATTTGCAGCAAAGAAACGTTTATGGAAAGATCGATTGATGCGAATATTTTCACACCTGAAAACTTGGCTTTTCAGAAGAAAATCTTGGAGAGGTCGGGTTTGGGACAGAAGACGTACTTCCCGGAAGCGATTTTGAGCGTGCCGGCGAATCCATGCATGTCGGAGGCAAGAAAAGAAGCGGAGATGATTATGTTCGGGGCGATTGACGAATTGCTGGCGAAAACCGGCGTGAAAGCTAAGGATATTGGGATTCTTGTGGTGAATTGCAGCTTGTTTAACCCGACACCGTCTCTTTCCGCGATGGTAGTGAACCATTATAAGCTTAGAGGGAACATTTTGAGCTATAATCTTGGTGGAATGGGGTGCAGTGCTGGTTTGATATCCATTGATCTTGCCAAGCAACTTCTGCAG GTTCAACCCAACTCATATGCCTTGGTAGTGAGCATGGAGAACATAACCCTAAACTGGTATTTTGGCAACAATCGATCAATGCTCGTCTCCAACTGCATCTTCCGAATGGGTGGAGCCGCCATCCTCCTATCCAACAAACCGTCGGACAAACATCGTGCAAAGTATCAACTCATACACACCGTCCGGACCCACAAAGGTGCGGACGATAAGAGCTATGGATGCGTGTTTCAAGAAGAGGACGAAAAGAAAGAAGTAGGCGTCGCACTTTCCAAAGACCTGATGGCCGTGGCAGGAGAGGCGCTGAAGACGAACATCACTACTTTAGGCCCATTAGTCCTCCCCATGTCCGAACAGTTACTATTCTTTGTCACACTGGTTGCAAGAAAAGTACTGAAGATGAAAATCAAGCCCTATATCCCGGATTTCAAGCTTGCTTTTGAGCATTTCTGCATTCATGCCGGTGGAAGAGCGGTGTTGGATGAGATTGAAAAGAATCTCGAGTTGAGCGGATGGCATATGGAGCCATCAAGGATGACTCTTTACAGGTTCGGTAACACATCCAGCAGTTCGTTATGGTATGAGTTGGCATATTCCGAGGCAAAGGGGCGGATCAGGAAGGGCGACAGGACGTGGCAAATCGCATTTGGTTCCGGATTCAAGTGCAACAGCGCGGTTTGGAAGGCGTTGAGGCGGATTGAACCGGCTAAGGAGAAGAACCCTTGGATGGATGAGGTTGATGAGTTCCCTGTTGAGGTGCCTAAAGTCACACACATTGGTTGA
- the LOC140865375 gene encoding armadillo repeat-containing protein LFR: MQKRDLSKLGGASGGSAAPAAKRGRPFGSGTNSAAAVAAAVGGDSVAPSILLGPSLQVHSAFAEQNNKRIVLALQSGLKSELTWALNALTLLSFKEKDEVRKDATPLAKIPGVLDALLQVIDEWREIALPRVLTKAPRVKLLGTNTAVTGFGNGYETGDSVPHPGTGSGSPNEEVSAQKTTTKSRPSGWWFEEDGLFNLDEEGRAEKQLCAVAASNIIRNFSFMADNEIAMSQSRHCLETMFQCLEDNITEDEELVTNALETIMNLGPLIDLRMFLPSKPFIMTPKRVVQVVMTMLGSPVKAWQCAAAELIGRLILNPDNETFLQSFVPQIYRRLVDMMSIPSTDAQAAAIGALYNFAEINLDCRLKLASERWAIDRLLKVIRTPHPVPEICRKATLILENLVLEPQNKPLLLAYENAFADMLLSDTRYSDTFARILFELTSRPSSKVASARGIWGM; this comes from the exons ATGCAAAAGAGGGATCTTAGCAAGCTGGGTGGAGCATCCGGCGGTTCGGCCGCTCCTGCCGCCAAGAGAGGCCGTCCCTTCGGCAGCGGGACTAATTCTGCAGCCGCAGTTGCTGCGGCGGTGGGGGGTGATTCCGTCGCTCCGTCAATCCTCCTTGGTCCCTCCCTCCAGGTTCACTCGGCCTTCGCGG AGCAGAACAACAAAAGGATAGTTTTGGCTCTTCAAAGTGGACTAAAAAGTGAATTGACTTGGGCTTTGAATGCTCTCACATTGCTTTCATTTAAAGAGAAAGATGAAGTCCGGAAAGATGCAACTCCTCTTGCCAAAATTCCAGGGGTGCTTGACGCTTTGCTTCAAGTT ATAGATGAATGGCGTGAGATTGCTCTACCCAGGGTCCTTACAAAGGCACCAAGGGTGAAATTGCTCGGTACGAATACTGCTGTTACTGGATTCGGGAATGGATACGAGACTGGTGATTCTGTTCCACATCCTGG CACTGGATCTGGTTCCCCAAATGAAGAGGTTTCTGCACAGAAGACGACTACCAAGTCTCGCCCTTCCGGCTGGTGGTTTGAGGAAGATGGCCTCTTTAACCTTGACGAGGAAGGTCGTGCAGAAAAACAGCTCTGTGCTGTTGCAGCTTCAAATATTATCCGGAACTTCTCTTTTATGGCTGATAATGAAATAGCTATGAGCCAGAGTCGTCATTGTCTCGAAACTATGTTTCAGTGTTTGGAAGACAATATTACAG AAGACGAAGAACTTGTTACAAATGCCCTTGAGACCATCATGAATTTGGGCCCTTTGATAGACCTTCGAATGTTTCTCCCTTCAAAACCTTTCATAATGAC GCCAAAACGTGTGGTCCAGGTCGTCATGACAATGTTGGGATCTCCTGTCAAAGCTTGGCAATGTGCCGCTGCAGAACTAATTGGTCGTTTAATACTTAATCCTGATAACGAAACTTTCCTTCAGTCATTTGTTCCACAG ATTTATCGGAGATTAGTTGACATGATGAGCATTCCATCTACCGATGCTCAGGCAGCTGCAATCGGGGCGCTTTATAACTTCGCAGAAATTAATTTGGACTGTCGGTTGAAACTTGCCAGCGAGAGATG GGCAATTGACCGACTCTTGAAAGTGATTCGGACACCACACCCAGTTCCTGAAATTTGCAGGAAAGCGACATTGATTTTGGAGAATCTTGTGTTGGAGCCGCAAAACAAGCCCCTTCTACTAGCATATGAAAATGCATTTGCAGACATGCTTTTATCTGATACAAGGTACTCCGATACATTCGCTCGTATATTGTTTGAATTGACGTCTCGACCAAGTAGTAAAGTGGCATCTGCTCGTGGTATTTGGGGCATGTGA